Genomic window (Paraglaciecola psychrophila 170):
TATGAGTCGCTAGGCGTTAAGGTAGTGACTGGCAGCGCAACGATAGTGTCGCCTTGGCAAGTTGATATTCAAACCGCGGACGGCCTGCAATCGCTTACGACTAAAAATATTGTTATTGCTACAGGTGCCAGTGCCTTTGTTCCACCTATTCCGGGTCTACAGGATATAGATTATCTAACAGCAGATAATTTATGGGATTTGCAAGAGCAACCGAAGCGCTTGGTCGTGTTAGGTGGTGGGCCTATTGGTAGTGAATTATCGCAAGCATTTGGTCGTTTAGGCACACAAGTGACACAGGTAGAAATGTTGCCGCAATTGCTCGCTAAAGAAGACCCAGATGCAGCGCAGTATTTGTATGATCAATTGATCGATGATGGTGTTGATGTGCGTTTAAATACCACCGCTACCGCGATTGAAAAAACGGATGAAGGCAAGTTTATTGTTTTAGAAAAAGACGGTAAGCAAGAGAAATTGCCATTCGATGAGATATTGATAGCCGTGGGGCGAATGGCTAATCTAAAAGGTTTTGGCCTAGAAAAATTGGGTATTGAAACTAATCGAGTTGTTGTGACAAATGAGATGCTACAAACTAAATACCCGAACATATTAGCGGCTGGTGATGTAGCGGGCCCATACCAGTTTACTCATACCGCGGCTCATCAAGCCTGGTATGCTGCGGTAAATGCTTTATTTAGACCCTTTAAAACGTTTAAGGTAGATTACCGTGTTATTCCATGGGCCACTTTTACCGACCCTGAAATTGCTACTGTGGGTTTAAACGAGCAAGCTGCAAAAGAACAAAACACTGTATATGAAGTCACTCGTTATGATTTAGGCGGATTAGACCGAGCATTAACCGATGACCATGCTCGTGGATTTGTAAAAGTCCTGACACCTCCTGGTAAAGATAAAATATTAGGTGCAACCATAGTAGGGGCGCATGCAGGCGAGCTGATTGCAGAGTTTGTGTTAGCGATGAAGTACAATCTCGGTATGAATAAGATTCTGGGTACCATCCATATCTATCCCACTATGGCCGAAGCAAGTAAATACGCTGCAGGAAACTGGAAAAAAGCCAACGCACCCGAAAAGTTACTAGCATTTGTGGAGCGTTTTCATACTTGGCGTCGATCATAAATGGCTAACAAGCATGTTAATGGAAAAACCCTTTGGTGCTTATTC
Coding sequences:
- a CDS encoding FAD-dependent oxidoreductase, encoding MNVKRGILLVIIAMLITAFLMFDIGQYLTLDSLKVHQQDLAEYINSNWLQAFIVYFVIYVTATALSLPGAIILTLGAGALFGLGFGLLLASFASTIGATLAFLVSRFLLRDWVKATFSERIKAIDKGVEKDGPFYLLSLRLVPIFPFFVINLVMGVTSIKTATYYIVSQVGMLIGTAVYVNAGTQLAEIEAVSDIASKELILSFVLLGLFPIITKLILNFVKQKRVYKGWQKPKTFDRNLVVIGAGSAGLVTAYIAAAVKSSVTLVEKHKMGGDCLNTGCVPSKSLLHASKLAHTHKVSANAGVNYQAPEVDFKAVMNQVHNVIKTIEPHDSIERYESLGVKVVTGSATIVSPWQVDIQTADGLQSLTTKNIVIATGASAFVPPIPGLQDIDYLTADNLWDLQEQPKRLVVLGGGPIGSELSQAFGRLGTQVTQVEMLPQLLAKEDPDAAQYLYDQLIDDGVDVRLNTTATAIEKTDEGKFIVLEKDGKQEKLPFDEILIAVGRMANLKGFGLEKLGIETNRVVVTNEMLQTKYPNILAAGDVAGPYQFTHTAAHQAWYAAVNALFRPFKTFKVDYRVIPWATFTDPEIATVGLNEQAAKEQNTVYEVTRYDLGGLDRALTDDHARGFVKVLTPPGKDKILGATIVGAHAGELIAEFVLAMKYNLGMNKILGTIHIYPTMAEASKYAAGNWKKANAPEKLLAFVERFHTWRRS